Within the Thermostichus lividus PCC 6715 genome, the region TGCCCTTGGCAGGTATTGCCCTAAAAGCTGCTGTGCAACTGCATTGACACTGAGCACCTGATAGCAAGGACGGGTCGCATCTACCCCTAGTAAAAGCATTCCTTGGCTACTAAAGCTAAAAATGCTCTCTAACAGGCGATCGTGCAACAACTCCCTCAACGTGCTGTTGATCGTTAGGAGAGGCATTGCAGCTGTACTGTCTTCAAACCTAGACGGCTGAGCCACAGTTGATTTAGTCTGATGATTTTACAGTGTATTACTCGCTACTCTAAACGATCGTGCCAATCATTGACTGTTAAACCGAAAACAGTTTGCACATTTGCTGTGCCACCTAATTCCTTGGGGTGACCCCTGATCAATGAATCATCAGAATCAGCACAATAACTAATCAAAATAGAAAAGCGTTACCACCTTATGCTGTTCCTCTGCCAATTCACAGGTTTGCAGAAGGGTATGGCTATCGTGAAAGGCAAAACAGATCAGTTGTTGACAGCGGGAAACAATTTCTTGGTTACATAGCGCACTGGCTTCCCCCAAGGGAAGTTGATCATTCTCAGGTTTTTCAACCAAGTGCATCACCTTGTCAAGCTGCTGCCGCGACTCCCGCGGTTGTCGTTCTAGGCTCTGGGGCAGAATCACCGTTAACAAGTTGGGGTTTGCCCGCATGGCACCGCGAATCGCCGCTGCATTCGTTCCCAGAGCACCGGAGGTCATCAGACGGTTGCCTGCCAAAACCAATGCATAACTCATCATTTCAATCAGGTGCTGATGAGTAATAGGCACATGACGCGACCCCAAAAGGGCAATTCGCTTGGGACCGGCATTCTGGATGGTGGCTAATTCTTGTAAAAATTCATCAATTTTTGGGGAATCTATGCCCGGAAGATCAGTCGCCTGGGTCAAGACGGTGTCTCATGTGCTACAGAACGAGGTTATTTTAGCACGTTAGAGCGACTTCTATCCTTTAGGGCGGGGAGTATGTCAAAGTGTGTAACAACTTGGCTAGAGGGCAAAATTCCCTGAAATACTAGAGGGTAGCGTTACCTAAGGTGCGTTTGTGGCGTATCCCTTACACATTGCCTTTGTTTGGCACCAGCATCAACCCCTCTACAAAAGTTGCCGTACAGG harbors:
- a CDS encoding DNA recombination-mediator protein A, which gives rise to MTQATDLPGIDSPKIDEFLQELATIQNAGPKRIALLGSRHVPITHQHLIEMMSYALVLAGNRLMTSGALGTNAAAIRGAMRANPNLLTVILPQSLERQPRESRQQLDKVMHLVEKPENDQLPLGEASALCNQEIVSRCQQLICFAFHDSHTLLQTCELAEEQHKVVTLFYFD